In a genomic window of Comamonadaceae bacterium OTU4NAUVB1:
- a CDS encoding LysR family transcriptional regulator, whose translation MNDFLRRLDLNLLVTLDALLTEHHVTRAAGRLHLSQPTVSVQLARLREVFGDPLLLPGPRGMRPTARADALREPLRQALETLRRAVAPSAAFDPARATRTWRVMASDYGASTVVLPALAGLRSAAPATRLAVVELSPRTLARQAEQGGIDLAFHIATDAPPDLRRRSLFTERYVLAGRADHPRLRRRPTLAQFCRLDHAIVSPDGGGFHGAADTALAARGLTRHVALSVPHFLFLEAALAGTDLVALVPSRLVRDRAALRVIDPPLEVPGFELLMLWHERVHRDPAHRWLREHVATAVGANTAGDAAAP comes from the coding sequence ATGAATGATTTCCTGCGCCGTCTCGACCTCAACCTGCTGGTCACGCTCGATGCCCTGTTGACCGAGCATCACGTGACCCGCGCCGCCGGGCGCCTGCACCTGTCGCAGCCGACGGTGAGCGTGCAGCTCGCGCGGCTGCGCGAGGTCTTCGGCGATCCGCTGCTGCTGCCGGGCCCGCGCGGCATGCGCCCCACGGCCCGGGCCGACGCGTTGCGCGAACCGCTGCGGCAGGCGCTGGAGACGCTGCGGCGGGCCGTCGCGCCATCCGCCGCGTTCGACCCCGCCCGGGCGACGCGGACGTGGCGCGTCATGGCGTCGGACTACGGCGCCTCGACGGTCGTGCTGCCGGCGCTCGCCGGACTGCGCTCGGCGGCTCCCGCCACGCGGCTGGCGGTCGTCGAGCTGAGCCCGCGCACCCTGGCGCGCCAGGCCGAACAGGGCGGCATCGACCTGGCCTTCCACATCGCCACCGACGCGCCGCCGGACCTGCGACGGCGCTCCCTGTTCACCGAGCGCTACGTGCTGGCCGGGCGCGCGGACCATCCCCGGCTGCGGCGCCGCCCGACGCTGGCGCAGTTCTGCCGGCTCGACCATGCGATCGTCTCGCCCGACGGCGGCGGCTTCCACGGCGCGGCCGACACGGCGCTGGCCGCGCGCGGCCTGACGCGGCACGTCGCGCTGTCGGTGCCGCATTTCCTGTTCCTCGAAGCGGCGCTCGCGGGCACGGACCTGGTCGCGCTGGTGCCGTCGCGGCTGGTGCGCGATCGCGCCGCGCTGCGGGTGATCGACCCGCCGCTGGAGGTGCCGGGCTTCGAGCTGCTCATGCTGTGGCACGAACGCGTGCATCGCGACCCGGCGC
- a CDS encoding NAD(P)H-dependent oxidoreductase, translated as MNVLLVHAHPEPRSLNGSLKDFTVRRLAAAGHAVEVSDLYAMRWKSALDADDAPALAPSARFDPSVHSKAAFDGGTQGDDIAREQDKLRRADAVILQFPLWWFSMPAILKGWVDRVYACGFAYGVGAHSDTHWGDRYGEGTLAGKRAMLVVTTGGWASHYAPRGINGPIDDLLFPIQHGILFYPGFDVLPPHVIHRTGKVDAAGFEQACEALGKRLDTLWTTPPIAFRKQNAGDYRMPELTLRDDLDPGASGFAIHVEAPARRG; from the coding sequence ATGAACGTCCTTCTCGTCCACGCCCACCCCGAGCCGCGCTCCCTGAACGGCTCGCTCAAGGATTTCACCGTCCGCCGCCTGGCGGCGGCCGGCCACGCCGTCGAGGTGTCCGATCTGTACGCCATGCGCTGGAAGTCCGCGCTGGACGCCGACGACGCTCCCGCGCTGGCGCCATCGGCGCGGTTCGATCCGTCCGTGCATTCGAAGGCCGCCTTCGACGGCGGCACGCAGGGCGACGACATCGCGCGCGAGCAGGACAAGCTGCGCCGCGCCGACGCCGTCATCCTGCAGTTCCCGCTGTGGTGGTTCTCGATGCCCGCCATCCTCAAGGGCTGGGTCGACCGCGTGTACGCCTGCGGCTTCGCCTATGGCGTCGGCGCGCATTCCGACACGCACTGGGGCGACCGCTACGGCGAAGGCACCCTGGCCGGCAAGCGCGCCATGCTGGTGGTGACGACGGGGGGCTGGGCCTCGCACTACGCCCCCCGGGGCATCAACGGCCCGATCGACGACCTGCTGTTCCCGATCCAGCACGGCATCCTGTTCTATCCCGGCTTCGACGTGCTGCCGCCGCACGTGATCCACCGCACCGGCAAGGTCGACGCGGCGGGGTTCGAGCAGGCCTGCGAGGCCCTGGGCAAGCGCCTGGACACGCTCTGGACCACCCCGCCGATCGCGTTCCGGAAGCAGAACGCCGGCGACTACCGGATGCCCGAACTGACGTTGCGCGACGACCTCGATCCGGGCGCGTCGGGCTTCGCCATCCATGTCGAGGCGCCGGCCCGGCGGGGGTGA